Proteins encoded together in one Salarchaeum sp. JOR-1 window:
- the purH gene encoding bifunctional phosphoribosylaminoimidazolecarboxamide formyltransferase/IMP cyclohydrolase, whose translation MTTIAGLAGNRGRNLRNIADTLDDVELGVVLTNRADAPVLDAAADRGVPAEVVERDDGESRESHEERVLDALADYDFDLVCLDGYMRVLTDTFLDAAPLTLNVHPSLLPAFDGMNAHQQVLDAGVRVTGCTVHVVTEEVDGGPIVTQEPVPVFDDDDAQALKERVLHDAEFEAYPRAVQWFRDGDLTVENGEVSIPADADGDFPVRRLASDDRHSELRYGENPHQDAAVYRDRTTSEASVVGAPQLNEGAKALSYNNYNDADGALDLIKEFDEPAAAVIKHTNPAGCATADTLSDAYADALSTDPMSAFGGIVALNRECDADTAEQIVDSFKEVVVAPGYTDAALDVLTGKKNLRVLDVGSLDGYSERFTEKPLTGGRLVQERDRQSLTADDLDVVTDREPTDDQIESMLFAWQTIKHVKSNAILFAQGTETVGIGMGQVSRVDAVRLAAMKADEHAEGKSADGAVMASDAFFPFPDGIEEAADAGIEAVIQPGGSVNDDDVIEAADDHGIAMVFTGNRAFRHD comes from the coding sequence ATGACCACCATCGCCGGTCTCGCCGGGAACCGCGGCCGCAACCTCCGGAACATCGCGGACACGCTCGACGACGTGGAACTCGGCGTCGTGCTGACGAACCGCGCCGACGCGCCCGTCCTCGACGCCGCCGCCGACCGCGGCGTCCCCGCCGAAGTCGTCGAACGCGACGACGGCGAGTCCCGCGAATCCCACGAGGAACGCGTGCTCGACGCGCTCGCCGACTACGACTTCGACCTCGTCTGCCTCGACGGGTACATGCGCGTCCTCACCGACACCTTCCTCGACGCCGCGCCCCTGACGCTGAACGTCCACCCGAGCCTCCTCCCCGCCTTCGACGGGATGAACGCCCACCAGCAAGTGCTCGACGCGGGCGTCCGCGTCACCGGCTGCACCGTTCACGTCGTCACCGAGGAGGTGGACGGCGGTCCAATCGTCACCCAGGAACCCGTCCCCGTCTTCGACGACGACGACGCGCAAGCCCTGAAGGAGCGCGTGCTCCACGACGCCGAGTTCGAGGCGTACCCGCGCGCCGTGCAGTGGTTCCGCGACGGCGACCTCACCGTCGAGAACGGCGAAGTCAGCATTCCCGCGGACGCCGACGGCGACTTCCCCGTGCGCCGCCTCGCCTCCGACGACCGCCACAGCGAACTCCGGTACGGCGAGAACCCCCATCAGGACGCCGCCGTCTACCGCGACCGCACCACCAGCGAGGCGAGCGTCGTCGGCGCGCCCCAGCTGAACGAGGGCGCGAAGGCGCTCTCCTACAACAACTACAACGACGCGGACGGCGCGCTCGACCTCATCAAGGAGTTCGACGAGCCCGCCGCCGCCGTCATCAAACACACCAACCCCGCCGGCTGCGCGACCGCCGACACCCTCAGCGACGCGTACGCCGACGCACTCTCCACCGACCCGATGAGCGCGTTCGGCGGGATTGTCGCGCTCAACCGCGAGTGCGACGCCGACACCGCGGAACAGATCGTGGACTCCTTCAAGGAGGTCGTCGTCGCGCCCGGCTACACCGACGCCGCGCTCGACGTGCTCACCGGGAAGAAGAACCTCCGCGTGCTCGACGTCGGGAGTCTGGACGGCTACAGCGAGCGCTTCACCGAGAAACCCCTGACGGGCGGCCGCCTCGTCCAGGAACGCGACCGCCAGTCCCTCACCGCCGACGACCTCGACGTCGTCACCGACCGCGAACCCACCGACGACCAGATCGAGTCGATGCTGTTCGCGTGGCAGACCATCAAGCACGTGAAGTCGAACGCCATCCTGTTCGCGCAGGGCACCGAGACCGTCGGCATCGGCATGGGCCAGGTCTCCCGCGTAGACGCCGTCCGGTTGGCCGCGATGAAGGCCGACGAACACGCCGAAGGCAAGTCCGCAGACGGCGCGGTGATGGCGTCGGACGCCTTCTTCCCGTTCCCGGACGGCATCGAGGAGGCCGCCGACGCCGGCATCGAAGCCGTGATTCAACCCGGCGGCAGCGTGAACGACGACGACGTCATCGAGGCCGCCGACGACCACGGCATCGCGATGGTGTTCACGGGCAACCGGGCGTTCCGCCACGACTGA
- the purB gene encoding adenylosuccinate lyase codes for MNPLYAVSPLDGRYARRTRPLAEYASEAALMRARVEVEVKYLLALADLDEIPLDFTDDEAAALRDRYDAFDEADAELVKQIETEGYGEYSATNHDVKAVEYFVREGAPERAHSWIHFGLTSEDVNNLAYRILVRPAVEDVLLPELREVRDELVEMAHQHADVPMLARTHGQPATPTTFGKEMAVYASRLGRALGRVDGALDGLAGKLAGASGTYAAHRAAYPDVDWRAFSREFVHELGLQHASHVTQVNPSDDLSELFDALSGVNDVLLDLDRDAWRYVSDKYLGQEATEGETGSSTMPHKVNPIDFENSEGNLSKANSDLEFLGDYLTKSRLQRDLSDSTVKRNIGGAFAHCLIGYLKLEDGLGKVVPNPEVMRADLDDTPEVIGEAVQTILRREGHSDAYERVKALTRGRRVTIEDFHELFRDLDVSDSVREELLALTPASYTGYGAELARDVE; via the coding sequence ATGAACCCGCTGTACGCCGTCAGCCCCCTGGACGGCCGCTACGCCCGCCGAACACGCCCGCTCGCCGAGTACGCGAGCGAAGCCGCGCTGATGCGCGCCCGCGTCGAAGTCGAAGTCAAGTACCTGCTCGCGCTCGCCGACCTCGACGAGATCCCACTCGACTTCACGGACGACGAGGCGGCGGCGCTCCGCGACCGCTACGACGCGTTCGACGAGGCGGACGCGGAGCTCGTGAAACAGATCGAGACGGAGGGATACGGCGAGTATTCCGCGACGAACCACGACGTGAAGGCCGTCGAGTACTTCGTCCGCGAGGGCGCGCCGGAGCGCGCACACTCCTGGATTCACTTCGGCCTCACGAGCGAGGACGTGAACAACCTCGCGTACCGCATTCTGGTGCGGCCCGCCGTCGAGGACGTCCTGCTCCCCGAACTGCGGGAGGTGCGGGACGAACTCGTGGAGATGGCGCACCAGCACGCGGACGTGCCGATGCTCGCGCGGACGCACGGCCAGCCGGCGACCCCGACGACGTTCGGGAAGGAGATGGCGGTGTACGCGAGCCGGCTCGGGCGCGCGCTCGGCCGCGTCGACGGCGCGCTCGACGGACTGGCGGGGAAGCTCGCGGGCGCGTCCGGAACCTACGCCGCGCACCGCGCCGCCTACCCCGACGTGGACTGGCGGGCATTTAGTAGGGAGTTCGTCCACGAGCTCGGCCTCCAGCACGCGAGCCACGTCACGCAGGTGAACCCGAGCGACGACCTCTCCGAGCTGTTCGACGCGCTCAGCGGCGTGAACGACGTGCTCCTCGACCTCGACCGGGACGCCTGGCGCTACGTCTCCGATAAATACCTCGGACAGGAAGCCACCGAGGGCGAGACCGGGAGTTCGACGATGCCGCACAAGGTCAACCCCATCGACTTCGAGAACTCCGAGGGCAACCTCTCGAAGGCCAATTCGGATCTCGAATTCCTCGGGGACTACCTGACGAAGAGCCGGCTCCAGCGCGACCTCTCCGACTCCACGGTGAAGCGGAACATCGGGGGCGCGTTCGCGCACTGTCTCATCGGCTACCTCAAGCTCGAAGACGGCCTCGGGAAGGTCGTGCCGAACCCCGAGGTGATGCGCGCCGACCTGGACGACACGCCGGAAGTCATCGGGGAGGCCGTGCAGACGATTCTCCGCCGGGAGGGACACAGCGACGCCTACGAGCGCGTGAAGGCGCTGACGCGCGGCCGCCGCGTGACCATCGAGGACTTCCACGAGCTGTTCCGCGACCTCGACGTTTCCGACTCCGTGCGGGAGGAGTTGCTCGCGCTCACGCCCGCCTCGTACACGGGCTACGGCGCGGAGCTGGCGCGCGACGTGGAGTAA
- a CDS encoding acyl-CoA dehydrogenase family protein gives MDFELSDEQEAIREEVRRFAENEIAPVATEYDVEEKYPYDVMEKAAEMGLTGSSIPVEYGGAGYTPLENAIIIEELFSYDPGIALSITSAAFGADAIREFGTDEQKEEYLAPIAEGDAVMGTAISEPDTGSDVSAVSTRAEKDGDEYVLNGNKMWITNGSVGDYFVVMCKTDPDADDRYSGFSQIIVESDREGFSAEKITGKLGIRASDTAELIFDDVRVPEENLVGTEGMGFLQLMQFFDETRTMVAAQAVGIAKGACERALDYAQEREQFGKSIGEFQAIQHKLSEMHTKTEAARNLTYKSAWSVDNADDQLTALASMAKEFASKTAVECADEAVQIHGGAGYVNDFDVERLYRDAKITQIYEGTTEIQKNIIARELMGKGF, from the coding sequence ATGGATTTCGAGCTATCCGACGAGCAGGAAGCGATTCGAGAGGAGGTTCGGCGGTTCGCGGAGAACGAGATCGCGCCCGTCGCCACCGAGTACGACGTGGAGGAGAAGTACCCCTACGACGTGATGGAGAAGGCCGCGGAGATGGGGCTGACGGGTTCAAGCATCCCCGTCGAGTACGGCGGCGCGGGTTACACGCCCCTGGAGAACGCCATCATCATCGAGGAGCTGTTCAGTTACGACCCGGGTATCGCGCTCTCCATCACGAGCGCGGCGTTCGGCGCGGACGCCATCCGCGAGTTCGGCACCGACGAACAGAAAGAGGAGTACCTCGCGCCCATCGCGGAAGGCGACGCCGTCATGGGAACCGCCATCTCGGAGCCCGACACGGGCAGCGACGTGTCCGCCGTCTCCACGCGCGCCGAGAAGGACGGTGACGAGTACGTCCTCAACGGCAACAAGATGTGGATCACGAACGGGTCCGTCGGGGACTACTTCGTCGTGATGTGCAAGACGGATCCCGACGCCGACGACCGGTACTCGGGCTTCAGTCAGATCATCGTGGAGTCCGACCGCGAGGGCTTCAGCGCGGAGAAGATCACGGGCAAGCTCGGGATTCGCGCGAGCGACACCGCGGAACTCATCTTCGACGACGTGCGCGTCCCCGAGGAGAACCTCGTCGGCACGGAGGGCATGGGCTTCCTCCAGTTGATGCAGTTCTTCGACGAGACGCGGACGATGGTCGCCGCGCAAGCGGTCGGCATCGCGAAGGGCGCGTGCGAGCGCGCGCTCGACTACGCGCAGGAGCGCGAGCAGTTCGGGAAGTCCATCGGCGAGTTCCAGGCCATCCAGCACAAGCTCTCCGAGATGCACACGAAGACCGAGGCCGCGCGCAACCTCACGTACAAGTCCGCGTGGAGCGTGGACAACGCGGACGACCAGCTCACCGCGCTCGCGTCGATGGCGAAGGAGTTCGCGTCGAAGACCGCGGTCGAGTGCGCGGACGAGGCCGTCCAGATTCACGGCGGCGCGGGCTACGTCAACGACTTCGACGTCGAACGCCTCTACCGCGACGCGAAGATCACCCAGATTTACGAGGGAACCACGGAGATCCAGAAGAACATCATCGCCCGCGAACTGATGGGGAAGGGCTTCTAG
- a CDS encoding SLC13 family permease → MNQRNALTVLGALALTGLVAFGLSPEGLSTTGRYALATGVFAAVLWVTGALPLSVTALCVPVLLTALGVSSMEGALSGFADPVVFLFLGTFVLAGALRDNGIDRAVAFALLRRVGSTPRRTVFGVMLATAVLSMVISNTATAALMAPVALGIVESADGGRNFRVAMLLGVAYAASVGGVATLIGTPPNAIVVGQLDDLLGVTVSFVDWLLVGVPLAAVSLPVVCAVLLAVFPPALDTDALDPSAHPDTPALDPEGRRAAAVFALVAGLWVVGGLSFLLDGVLPTAWQVTVFGGTGESVLGPLGHQGLLYYALVGLLAVPLLVLVGAADEDSLRNVDWPTLLLFGGGISLADALGQTGATEWLAGALFGGLALPSIVLLLAVVALVTVALSELASNTATAAVMAPLLIGVGLAVGPAFGMTGPNAATYLAVGSAAAASFGFALPVATPPNAIVYGTGAVTRAEMLRAGVLLDLALVPVLTAVLTVVFAVVAF, encoded by the coding sequence ATGAATCAGCGGAACGCGCTCACCGTCCTGGGGGCGCTCGCGCTCACCGGACTGGTGGCGTTCGGGCTGTCCCCGGAGGGGTTGTCGACGACCGGACGGTACGCGCTGGCGACCGGCGTGTTCGCGGCCGTTCTCTGGGTGACGGGCGCGCTCCCGCTGTCCGTGACGGCGCTCTGCGTCCCGGTACTCCTCACCGCGCTCGGCGTGTCGTCGATGGAGGGCGCGCTCTCCGGATTCGCAGACCCCGTCGTCTTTCTCTTCCTCGGGACGTTCGTGCTCGCGGGCGCGCTCCGCGACAACGGTATCGACCGCGCCGTCGCGTTCGCGCTCCTCCGACGGGTCGGCTCCACGCCCCGGCGAACCGTGTTCGGCGTGATGCTCGCGACCGCCGTGCTGTCGATGGTCATCTCGAACACGGCGACGGCGGCGCTGATGGCTCCCGTCGCGCTCGGGATCGTCGAATCCGCGGACGGCGGGCGAAACTTCCGGGTGGCGATGCTGCTCGGCGTCGCGTACGCGGCCTCCGTCGGCGGGGTCGCGACGCTCATCGGAACGCCGCCGAACGCTATCGTCGTCGGCCAGCTCGACGACCTGCTCGGCGTCACCGTCTCCTTCGTGGACTGGCTGCTCGTCGGCGTGCCGCTCGCCGCGGTGAGCCTCCCCGTCGTCTGCGCCGTCCTGCTCGCCGTCTTCCCGCCCGCCCTCGACACGGACGCGCTCGATCCGTCCGCGCACCCCGACACCCCCGCGCTCGACCCCGAGGGGCGACGCGCCGCCGCCGTGTTCGCGTTAGTCGCCGGTCTCTGGGTCGTCGGCGGCCTCAGCTTCCTCCTCGACGGCGTGCTTCCGACGGCGTGGCAGGTGACCGTCTTCGGCGGAACGGGCGAGTCCGTGCTCGGCCCGCTCGGACATCAGGGGCTGCTGTACTACGCGCTCGTCGGCCTGCTCGCCGTGCCGCTCCTCGTACTCGTCGGCGCGGCGGACGAGGACAGCCTCCGGAACGTCGACTGGCCGACGCTCCTGCTGTTCGGCGGCGGCATCAGCCTCGCTGACGCGCTCGGCCAGACGGGCGCGACCGAGTGGCTCGCGGGCGCGCTGTTCGGCGGCCTCGCCCTCCCCTCCATCGTCCTCCTGCTCGCCGTCGTCGCGCTCGTCACCGTCGCGCTCTCCGAACTCGCGTCGAACACCGCGACCGCTGCCGTGATGGCACCCCTCCTCATCGGCGTCGGTCTCGCCGTCGGCCCCGCGTTCGGAATGACCGGTCCGAACGCCGCGACCTATCTCGCGGTCGGGAGCGCCGCCGCCGCGAGTTTCGGGTTCGCGCTCCCCGTCGCCACCCCGCCGAACGCCATCGTCTATGGCACCGGCGCGGTCACCCGCGCGGAGATGCTTCGCGCGGGCGTCCTCCTCGACCTCGCGCTCGTTCCCGTTCTCACCGCGGTTCTCACGGTCGTCTTCGCGGTCGTAGCGTTCTAG
- a CDS encoding M20 family metallopeptidase — translation MTPVDFLERAVRTPSHENVDAMRELLLDELAAYDPAVDDAGNVLASRGSGRPHVVLNTHIDTVPPHVPARRDGDTLYGRGSCDAKGPLAALLAAFDRISPESGRVTLAVTPDEETDSTGAHALDLGADGYIVGEPTGLNACTSARGRFQGTVELGGEGAHAAQPQEGANAIQAAAPVLDALDAYDDEHGPSRHAELGPPTLVATKIRGGDATNRVPSEAVVTFDRRSVPPETEADFFAGFADHVGVRVPDDVTATVARAERDTPFLEAFHTPSDASVVEALVAAGAGRPRPFGAATEASYFAADAPTVVFGPGDLAVAHSSDEYVDLREVERAADIVTDALAELVG, via the coding sequence GTGACACCTGTCGACTTCCTCGAACGCGCCGTTCGAACGCCCTCCCACGAGAACGTGGACGCGATGCGCGAACTCCTCCTCGACGAACTCGCCGCGTACGACCCCGCGGTGGACGACGCCGGGAACGTCCTCGCCTCGCGGGGGTCGGGCCGGCCGCACGTCGTCCTGAACACCCACATCGACACCGTGCCGCCGCACGTCCCCGCCCGCCGCGACGGCGACACCCTCTACGGACGGGGGTCGTGCGACGCGAAAGGCCCGCTCGCCGCCCTGCTCGCGGCGTTCGACCGCATCAGTCCCGAGTCGGGCCGGGTGACGCTCGCAGTCACGCCGGACGAGGAGACGGACTCGACGGGCGCGCACGCCCTCGACCTCGGTGCTGACGGGTACATCGTCGGCGAACCCACGGGCCTGAACGCCTGCACGAGCGCCCGCGGCCGCTTCCAGGGCACCGTCGAACTCGGCGGCGAGGGCGCGCACGCCGCCCAGCCCCAGGAGGGCGCGAACGCGATTCAGGCCGCCGCGCCCGTCCTCGACGCGCTCGACGCCTACGACGACGAACACGGGCCGAGCAGGCACGCCGAACTGGGGCCGCCGACGCTCGTCGCCACCAAGATTCGGGGCGGCGACGCGACGAACCGGGTGCCGAGCGAGGCCGTCGTCACGTTCGACCGCCGGAGCGTTCCGCCCGAGACCGAGGCCGACTTCTTCGCCGGGTTCGCAGACCACGTCGGCGTCCGCGTCCCCGACGACGTGACCGCGACCGTCGCGCGCGCCGAGCGCGACACGCCCTTCCTCGAGGCCTTCCACACGCCGAGCGACGCGAGCGTCGTCGAAGCGCTCGTCGCGGCCGGCGCGGGCCGCCCGCGGCCGTTCGGCGCGGCCACCGAGGCGTCCTACTTCGCCGCGGACGCGCCGACCGTCGTCTTCGGCCCGGGCGACCTCGCCGTCGCGCACTCGAGCGACGAGTACGTCGACCTCCGCGAGGTGGAACGCGCCGCGGACATCGTCACGGACGCGCTCGCCGAACTCGTCGGATAG
- the dapF gene encoding diaminopimelate epimerase, whose product MIPYDLYHGTSNDFAIVDANAQHVPDRGAFAQSLCADLGIDGVLFLAVNDATEPPRAVMTLVQPDGGTAAMCGNGARCAARWVAARTDADEVMLDTQAGTRRTVVDGDDVAVEMGAPAFDPAAVPVTGDAPLIREDIAGYPVTAVNTGVPHAVAFVDDVDAVDIDADAPPIRHHDRFPEGANATFAEATETGFRQRTFERGVEGETQSCGTGAVAVAVVAAREGRVPENATVSVSPPGGTLTIDLDGDTAVLHGPTTVVGDGEADATPARQVDT is encoded by the coding sequence ATGATTCCCTACGACCTCTACCACGGCACCAGCAACGACTTCGCCATCGTCGACGCGAACGCACAGCACGTCCCGGATCGCGGCGCGTTCGCGCAGTCGCTGTGCGCAGACCTCGGCATCGACGGCGTACTCTTCCTCGCGGTCAACGACGCGACCGAGCCGCCGCGAGCGGTGATGACGCTCGTCCAGCCGGACGGCGGCACGGCCGCGATGTGCGGGAACGGCGCGCGCTGCGCCGCGCGCTGGGTCGCCGCGCGCACCGACGCCGACGAGGTGATGCTCGACACCCAGGCCGGCACCCGCCGCACGGTCGTGGACGGCGACGACGTCGCCGTCGAGATGGGCGCGCCCGCGTTCGACCCCGCGGCCGTCCCCGTCACCGGCGACGCCCCGTTGATTCGCGAGGACATCGCGGGCTACCCCGTCACCGCCGTGAACACCGGCGTCCCGCACGCGGTCGCGTTCGTGGACGACGTGGACGCCGTCGACATCGACGCGGACGCCCCGCCGATTCGCCACCACGACCGCTTCCCCGAGGGCGCGAACGCGACGTTCGCTGAGGCAACCGAGACGGGGTTCCGCCAGCGGACGTTCGAGCGCGGCGTCGAGGGCGAAACCCAGTCCTGCGGGACGGGCGCGGTCGCGGTCGCGGTCGTCGCCGCCCGCGAGGGCCGCGTCCCCGAGAACGCCACCGTCAGCGTCTCCCCGCCCGGCGGCACGCTCACTATCGACCTCGACGGCGACACCGCCGTGCTCCACGGCCCCACGACCGTCGTCGGGGACGGCGAGGCCGACGCGACGCCCGCCCGGCAGGTGGACACGTGA
- the lysA gene encoding diaminopimelate decarboxylase — MSVRRLADWADTRLRRLADEHGTPLYVHDHDRVRENYRRLSDAFPDADVLYAVKANAGRHVLTTLREAGAGAECASAGELKRALNAGFDPSDVHYTPVNPPARDLDYAVDRLAGTDATVTVGSADTLDRLAERGFAGRVLVRVHPAVGAGHSAEVATGADAKFGVARDRVHGVLADADDRGFDVRGLHAHTGSGLLTASDRDDHRTVVETLAGLVAESPVTLDRVDVGGGFGVPYRESEPPLDLDAVATATRDALAGLDVDLAIEPGRYLVADAGVLLATVNTTKETDGDLLAGVDAGMTTLIRPALYDAYHAVRSLAPDAADRITVPTSVVGPVCESADVLAEGRDLPRVERGDTLAVGNAGAYGVEMANTYNSRPRPAVVALDGADERLVRRRETLADLTTHEA, encoded by the coding sequence GTGAGCGTCCGCCGGCTCGCGGACTGGGCGGACACCCGCCTCCGCCGGCTCGCCGACGAGCACGGCACGCCGCTCTACGTCCACGACCACGACCGCGTCCGCGAGAACTACCGGCGGCTCTCGGACGCGTTCCCGGACGCGGACGTGCTGTACGCCGTGAAGGCGAACGCCGGCCGGCACGTCCTCACCACGCTCCGCGAGGCGGGCGCTGGCGCGGAGTGCGCGAGCGCCGGCGAACTGAAGCGCGCGCTCAACGCCGGATTCGACCCGAGCGACGTCCACTACACGCCCGTCAATCCGCCGGCGCGCGACCTCGACTACGCGGTCGACCGCCTCGCCGGCACGGACGCCACCGTCACCGTCGGCTCCGCGGACACGCTCGACCGCCTCGCGGAGCGCGGGTTCGCCGGGCGCGTGCTGGTTCGCGTCCACCCCGCCGTCGGCGCGGGCCACTCCGCGGAGGTCGCCACGGGCGCGGACGCGAAGTTCGGCGTCGCCCGCGACCGCGTGCACGGCGTCCTCGCGGACGCCGACGACCGCGGGTTCGACGTGCGCGGCCTCCACGCCCACACGGGAAGCGGCCTCCTGACCGCGAGCGACCGCGACGACCACCGCACCGTCGTCGAGACGCTCGCCGGACTCGTCGCCGAGAGCCCCGTCACGCTCGACCGCGTGGACGTGGGAGGCGGGTTCGGCGTCCCCTACCGCGAGTCCGAACCCCCGCTCGACCTCGACGCCGTCGCGACCGCTACCCGGGACGCCCTCGCCGGCCTCGACGTCGACCTCGCTATCGAACCCGGCCGCTACCTCGTCGCCGACGCCGGCGTCCTCCTCGCCACGGTCAACACCACGAAGGAGACCGACGGCGACCTGCTCGCCGGCGTGGACGCCGGGATGACGACGCTGATTCGGCCCGCGCTCTACGACGCCTACCACGCCGTCCGCAGCCTCGCGCCCGACGCCGCCGACCGCATCACCGTTCCGACCTCCGTGGTCGGCCCGGTCTGCGAGAGCGCGGACGTCCTCGCCGAGGGCCGCGACCTCCCCCGCGTCGAACGCGGCGACACGCTCGCCGTCGGGAACGCCGGCGCGTACGGCGTCGAGATGGCGAACACGTACAACTCGCGACCGCGTCCCGCGGTCGTCGCGCTGGACGGCGCCGACGAACGCCTCGTCCGTCGGCGCGAGACCCTCGCAGACCTCACCACTCACGAAGCATGA
- a CDS encoding 2,3,4,5-tetrahydropyridine-2,6-dicarboxylate N-succinyltransferase: MTLESEITDLWQRHQTDDASFSEAEETLDAFLDALEAGEIRAAEKADGSWEANEWVKQGILLNFGLRATEAREYGGVTYHDVLPLRDTADLGDRGTRNTPDGTVIRRGAYVGSNAIMMSPSFVNIGAYVGDGTLVDSSDTIGSCAQIGSDVKLGANTLIGGVLEPVEDAPVVVEDGVSLGAGCRVTSGFVVGENSVVGENTLLSPRIPVYDLVEDEVLYGELPPERRAFARFVESSVSDNDLIPGAAYKPAVVATELENETLEASQREDELR, encoded by the coding sequence ATGACACTCGAATCCGAAATCACCGACCTGTGGCAGCGCCACCAGACCGACGACGCGTCCTTCAGTGAGGCCGAGGAGACGCTCGACGCCTTCCTCGACGCGCTCGAAGCCGGCGAGATTCGGGCCGCCGAGAAGGCCGATGGGTCGTGGGAGGCGAACGAGTGGGTGAAGCAGGGCATCCTCCTGAACTTCGGCCTGCGCGCGACCGAGGCCCGCGAGTACGGGGGCGTCACCTACCACGACGTGCTCCCGCTCCGCGACACCGCCGACCTCGGCGACCGCGGCACTCGGAACACGCCCGACGGAACCGTCATCCGCCGCGGCGCGTACGTCGGCTCGAACGCCATCATGATGTCGCCCTCGTTCGTGAACATCGGCGCGTACGTCGGGGACGGCACGCTCGTCGACTCCTCGGACACCATCGGCTCCTGCGCGCAGATCGGGAGCGACGTGAAGCTCGGCGCGAACACGCTCATCGGCGGCGTCCTCGAACCCGTCGAGGACGCACCCGTCGTCGTCGAGGACGGCGTCAGCCTCGGCGCGGGCTGCCGCGTCACCTCCGGGTTCGTCGTCGGCGAGAACTCCGTCGTCGGCGAGAACACCCTGCTCTCCCCCCGCATCCCCGTCTACGACCTCGTGGAGGACGAGGTGCTGTACGGCGAACTCCCGCCGGAGCGACGGGCGTTCGCGCGGTTCGTGGAGTCCTCGGTGAGCGACAACGACCTCATCCCGGGCGCGGCGTACAAGCCCGCCGTCGTCGCGACCGAACTGGAGAACGAGACGCTGGAGGCCAGCCAGCGGGAGGACGAACTCCGGTGA
- the dapB gene encoding 4-hydroxy-tetrahydrodipicolinate reductase, which produces MRVGVTGATGRMGREVLAAARERDLSVAFAVSRTPDDADTDAPVVTPAEFAAALDDHQPDALVDFTVPDAAVEYAAAAADAGVPIVTGTTGFSEADEAVLRDAADSIPVVRGANFSRGVQALLAVARTAVAALPEYDVELTETHHSGKRDAPSGTAKRVLDAVESEREDAAERVHGREGDAPRQPGEIGVHARRAGDITGEHELLLAGNDESLSLTHRAGDRGVFAAGALDAAGFVQDAEPAYYRFSDIAADL; this is translated from the coding sequence ATGAGAGTCGGCGTCACCGGCGCGACCGGCCGCATGGGTCGCGAAGTCCTCGCTGCCGCCCGCGAGCGCGACCTCTCCGTGGCGTTCGCCGTCTCCCGCACGCCCGACGACGCGGACACCGACGCGCCCGTCGTCACACCCGCGGAGTTCGCGGCCGCCCTCGACGACCACCAGCCTGACGCCCTCGTGGACTTCACCGTCCCCGACGCGGCGGTCGAGTACGCCGCGGCGGCGGCCGACGCGGGCGTCCCAATCGTCACCGGCACCACCGGATTCAGCGAGGCCGACGAGGCCGTCCTCCGCGACGCAGCCGACTCGATTCCCGTCGTGCGCGGCGCGAACTTCTCCCGGGGCGTGCAGGCGCTCCTCGCCGTCGCTCGCACGGCAGTCGCGGCGCTCCCCGAGTACGACGTGGAACTCACCGAAACCCACCACAGCGGGAAGCGAGACGCCCCCAGCGGCACCGCGAAGCGCGTCCTCGACGCCGTCGAGTCCGAGCGCGAGGACGCCGCCGAGCGCGTGCACGGCCGCGAGGGCGACGCCCCCCGACAGCCCGGCGAAATCGGCGTGCACGCCCGCCGCGCGGGCGACATCACGGGTGAACACGAACTCCTGCTCGCCGGCAACGACGAGTCGCTCTCGCTCACGCACCGCGCGGGCGACCGCGGCGTGTTCGCCGCCGGCGCGCTCGACGCCGCCGGCTTCGTACAGGACGCAGAGCCAGCCTACTACCGATTCTCCGACATCGCAGCCGACCTATGA